From a region of the Oryza sativa Japonica Group chromosome 6, ASM3414082v1 genome:
- the LOC4340120 gene encoding uncharacterized protein, producing the protein MDPNGRSAWISRAGLGILTVNSGLAIYRSRGDAAAVAFVLGSYTALLLLFSCLSAFERAPPGSPARGRLKRAVWALSTLVTAMFAWKVAALMPPPVAAVVWALAVATSLGGFLAFFIYT; encoded by the coding sequence ATGGATCCAAACGGCAGATCGGCGTGGATTAGCAGGGCGGGGCTGGGCATCCTCACCGTCAACTCCGGCCTCGCCATCTACCGCTCCAGGGGGGACGCAGCCGCGGTCGCCTTCGTCCTCGGCTCGTACACCGCcctgctcctcctcttctcctgccTCTCCGCCTTCGAGCGCGCGCCGCCCGGGTCCCCCGCGAGGGGCCGCCTCAAGCGCGCGGTGTGGGCGCTCTCGACGCTCGTCACCGCCATGTTCGCGTGGAAGGTCGCGGCGCTCATGCCGCCGCCCGTGGCGGCCGTCGTTTGGGCCCTCGCCGTGGCAACCTCGCTCGGAGGATTCTTGGCCTTCTTCATCTACACCTGA
- the LOC4340119 gene encoding uncharacterized protein — MDHNDRHSSLLTKVGFGALTCNSIFAIYRSQGDLASVAFVVAAYAALLLLFYFLGKFERARPEERGKVKAAVWSLTTLLTAMFASRVAPLMPPLVAAGVWIMAAATVVGGFWAFFLHP; from the coding sequence ATGGACCACAACGATCGCCATTCTTCTTTACTCACCAAGGTAGGATTCGGTGCTCTCACTTGCAATTCCATCTTCGCCATCTACAGGTCGCAGGGTGACCTCGCCTCGGTggccttcgtcgtcgccgcgtacgccgcgctgctgctgctcttctACTTCCTCGGCAAGTTCGAGCGCGCGCGCCCGGAGGAGAGGGGCAAGGTGAAGGCGGCTGTGTGGTCGCTCACCACGCTGCTCACCGCAATGTTCGCGTCAAGGGTGGCGCCTCTcatgccgccgctcgtcgccgccggcgtctggATCATGGCGGCCGCCACTGTCGTCGGTGGGTTCTGGGCTTTCTTCCTTCATCCCTGA